The window CAAGACGCACTACCGGTAGTCGCGTCGTCGGACATGCGAAGGGCGGGCGTCCCTCGGGGGCGCCCGCCCTTTTTCGCTGAACTCGACTGCTAGGCGAGCTTCGCGTCGAGCGTGATTTCGCTTCGCAGCACGCGCGAAATCGGGCACCCGACCTTGGCCTTGGCGGCCGCTTCGGCGAATGCCTCGGCGCTCGCGCCCGGAACACGAGCCGTGACGTCGAGCAGCACGCGTGTGAGCGTCCAGCCGGCGTCGGTCTTTTCCATCGTCACGGTCGCCAGGGTATCGATCGTGTCGGCTCGCAGATTCGACTCTCCGAGGACTCCGGACAGCGCCATCGAG is drawn from Candidatus Eisenbacteria bacterium and contains these coding sequences:
- a CDS encoding OsmC family protein yields the protein MFQRKASARWTGGLKDGKGLVSSASGVLKETPYSFTTRFDNEPGTNPEELIAAAHAGCFSMALSGVLGESNLRADTIDTLATVTMEKTDAGWTLTRVLLDVTARVPGASAEAFAEAAAKAKVGCPISRVLRSEITLDAKLA